One window of the Falco biarmicus isolate bFalBia1 chromosome Z, bFalBia1.pri, whole genome shotgun sequence genome contains the following:
- the LOC130142966 gene encoding glutaredoxin-1-like, with amino-acid sequence MDRFVNSKLKDNSVTLFTKAGCPYCRNAIEMLKKYNIAPGGLQEFDITGLTDVQDYLQKITGQRNGPHVFLGRHCLGGLSDLQNMECQLPTALQQMGILM; translated from the exons ATGGATAGGTTTGTGAACAGCAAACTCAAGGATAACAGTGTGACTCTGTTCACCAAGGCAGGCTGCCCTTACTGCAGAAATGCCATTGAGATGTTGAAGAAATACAACATCGCTCCTGGAGGCCTGCAAGAGTTTGATATCACCGGGTTGACAGATGTCCAGGACTACTTGCAGAAAATAACGGGACAAAGAAAC GGCCCTCACGTGTTCCTCGGGAGACACTGCCTCGGAGGGCTGAGCGACCTGCAGAACATGGAGTGCCAGCTCCCCACCGCGCTGCAGCAGATGGGCATCCTGATGTAG